In the genome of Rhizobium rhizogenes, one region contains:
- a CDS encoding ABC transporter substrate-binding protein has product MILTRRLLSRGLAIAVVGAAAGISLPTTAVRAETPVKFTLDWKFEGPAAGFLLALDKGYFKAEGLDVTIDSGNGSVEAIPRVATGAYQMGFGDINSVMKFLDEDPSQKIKAVYMVYERPTFAVVGRKSLGVTGDPKSLEGRKLGAPPPDGAFAQWPAFRQVADLDESKIKIESIGFPVREPMLAKGDVDAVFGFAFSVILNLKKQGIADDDISTILMAEHGLNLYGNAVLVNTDFAEKNPEAVKGFLKALAKGFADSVKTPEEGVAAVLKRNETLDSAIELERLNMANSMNIKTPYVVENGMGGVDPARLAASIETLKVSMGLKGNVKAEQVFDATYLPAKAERMLP; this is encoded by the coding sequence ATGATTTTAACGCGCAGGTTGTTGTCCAGGGGCCTGGCTATCGCCGTGGTCGGCGCCGCTGCCGGAATTTCGTTGCCGACGACGGCTGTTCGTGCAGAAACGCCGGTCAAATTCACGCTCGACTGGAAATTCGAAGGCCCCGCCGCCGGTTTCCTGCTGGCGCTGGACAAGGGATACTTCAAGGCGGAAGGCCTCGACGTCACGATCGACAGCGGCAATGGCTCGGTGGAAGCGATCCCGCGTGTGGCGACGGGTGCCTACCAGATGGGGTTCGGCGATATCAACTCGGTGATGAAGTTCCTCGATGAAGATCCGAGCCAGAAGATCAAGGCCGTTTACATGGTCTATGAGCGCCCGACTTTTGCCGTCGTCGGCCGCAAGTCGCTTGGCGTCACGGGTGATCCGAAGTCGCTGGAAGGCAGGAAGCTCGGCGCGCCGCCGCCGGATGGCGCCTTTGCGCAATGGCCGGCCTTCAGGCAGGTCGCGGATCTCGATGAGAGCAAGATCAAGATCGAATCGATCGGTTTTCCCGTGCGTGAACCGATGCTTGCCAAAGGCGATGTCGATGCCGTCTTCGGTTTTGCTTTTTCTGTTATCCTCAACCTGAAGAAGCAGGGCATTGCTGATGACGACATCTCAACCATCCTGATGGCCGAGCACGGCTTGAATCTCTATGGTAATGCGGTGCTGGTAAACACTGATTTCGCTGAGAAAAACCCTGAAGCCGTGAAGGGATTCCTGAAAGCACTGGCCAAGGGCTTCGCCGATTCCGTCAAGACCCCGGAAGAGGGCGTGGCGGCGGTGCTGAAGCGCAACGAGACGCTCGACAGCGCCATCGAGCTGGAACGCCTCAACATGGCCAACAGCATGAATATCAAGACGCCCTATGTGGTTGAAAACGGCATGGGCGGCGTCGATCCAGCCCGGCTTGCTGCCTCCATCGAGACGTTGAAGGTTTCCATGGGCCTGAAGGGCAATGTGAAGGCGGAACAGGTGTTCGATGCGACCTACCTGCCGGCCAAGGCAGAACGCATGCTTCCCTAA
- a CDS encoding ABC transporter ATP-binding protein: MSHLVEIDNVDMRYGGSAGTLAVSGLNLTVDKGEFAAVVGPSGCGKSTLMKLVTGLHIPQKGNVIVAGRQVTEPVSIVGMAFQNPTMLPWRTTLENILLPLEIVEKHRRRLRAHRAEYVAKAERLLEIVGLKGFGSKYPWQLSGGMQQRANLCRALIHEPDLLMLDEPFGALDAFTREELWCVIRDLHAAQRVTVILVTHDLREATFLADKIFVMSARPGRVLAEHRVPFARPRQLDLMYDKGFNDMVQALHGEIAQARVAA, translated from the coding sequence ATGTCACATCTCGTGGAAATAGACAATGTCGACATGCGCTATGGCGGGTCGGCCGGCACGCTGGCCGTATCCGGTTTGAACCTGACGGTCGACAAGGGTGAATTCGCCGCCGTGGTCGGCCCGTCGGGCTGCGGCAAGTCCACGCTGATGAAGCTGGTGACGGGGCTGCATATTCCGCAAAAGGGCAATGTCATCGTTGCCGGGCGGCAGGTCACGGAGCCGGTCTCCATCGTCGGCATGGCGTTTCAGAACCCGACGATGCTGCCCTGGCGCACGACGCTTGAGAACATCCTGCTGCCGCTGGAAATCGTCGAAAAACACCGCCGCCGCCTGCGCGCGCACAGGGCGGAATATGTCGCAAAGGCCGAGCGCCTTCTGGAAATTGTCGGCCTGAAGGGATTTGGCTCGAAATATCCGTGGCAGCTTTCGGGCGGCATGCAGCAGCGCGCCAATCTCTGCCGCGCGCTGATCCACGAGCCGGATTTGCTAATGCTCGATGAGCCATTCGGCGCACTCGATGCCTTCACCCGCGAGGAATTGTGGTGCGTCATCCGTGACCTGCACGCCGCGCAGCGCGTGACCGTCATTCTGGTGACCCACGATCTGCGCGAGGCGACCTTTCTCGCCGACAAGATTTTCGTGATGAGCGCAAGGCCGGGCCGCGTCCTGGCGGAGCACCGCGTGCCGTTTGCCCGTCCGCGCCAGCTCGATCTTATGTATGACAAGGGTTTCAACGACATGGTGCAGGCACTGCATGGCGAAATCGCGCAGGCGAGGGTGGCGGCATGA
- a CDS encoding ABC transporter permease → MSAIMESTVTAEPRKPLIARVNWVQAAPWLYTLALFVLWELLVYALKMPPTILPSPVRVGQAILQYWSPIWKNSLQTLYTTTLGFAIAVVAGLAIGLFIGWSKTIYAGLYPLMIGFNAIPKVALVPILVIWFGIGTVPAVLTAFLISFFPIVVNVATGLATIEPETEDVLRALGAKKMDIMLKVGIPRSMPYFFGSLKIAITLAFVGSVVSETVASNYGLGNMMSSAQSQFNVPLVFAGLLMLAVEGIVMYAIMAWLEKRMTGWAHRSTMGQ, encoded by the coding sequence ATGAGCGCGATCATGGAAAGCACCGTCACGGCCGAGCCGCGCAAGCCGTTGATTGCCCGCGTCAACTGGGTGCAGGCCGCCCCCTGGCTTTATACGCTGGCGCTCTTCGTGCTGTGGGAATTGCTGGTATATGCGCTGAAAATGCCGCCCACCATCCTGCCGTCGCCGGTGAGGGTAGGTCAGGCCATCCTGCAATATTGGTCGCCGATCTGGAAGAATTCGCTGCAGACGCTGTATACGACGACTTTGGGCTTTGCCATCGCTGTTGTCGCCGGCCTTGCCATCGGCCTGTTCATTGGCTGGTCGAAAACCATCTATGCCGGGCTTTATCCATTGATGATCGGCTTTAACGCCATCCCGAAGGTGGCGCTGGTGCCGATCCTCGTCATCTGGTTCGGCATCGGCACTGTTCCCGCAGTGTTGACCGCCTTCCTGATTTCCTTCTTCCCCATCGTCGTGAATGTCGCCACCGGCCTTGCCACCATCGAGCCGGAAACCGAGGACGTGCTGCGGGCGCTGGGCGCAAAGAAGATGGATATCATGCTGAAGGTCGGCATTCCGCGTTCCATGCCCTATTTCTTCGGCTCGCTGAAAATCGCCATCACGCTCGCCTTCGTCGGCTCGGTCGTCTCGGAAACCGTCGCCTCCAATTATGGCCTCGGCAACATGATGAGTTCGGCGCAGAGCCAGTTTAACGTGCCGCTGGTTTTTGCCGGCCTCCTGATGCTCGCCGTGGAAGGCATCGTCATGTACGCCATCATGGCCTGGCTGGAAAAACGCATGACCGGCTGGGCGCATCGCTCGACCATGGGGCAGTGA